Proteins from a single region of Patulibacter sp. SYSU D01012:
- a CDS encoding glycosyltransferase — translation MRIAWFTTYGGRSAIADFSRDVVEALAADHDVELWVPEGRGRLRAPVAPIVRFTRHPHALARLHRADAVVYNVGNDLASHRAVLAVAGARPGVVVLHDAVLRHLYGGLVADRTWSTGRYLRAVALHHGPRAARAVADARAGRDLWSAVDTWERAPLVAEALAGATGVVVHGRALEADVRAAWAGPVARLPLPAAPRPPLPEPSAGAAVVLVGLGGVTANRRIEDVVAVLAARRDLARRVRYVVAGTLADDRYVRDLRARIARAGLDDVVRLSGYVPDDRLDALLASAHVFVNLRHPSTEGASASLLRQAATGRPVVVSTGGSFRDVPGDVVAKVPPGDLDALAATLERLVADPTGRRRLGAAGARWAATRTPRAYADGIAAFLEETTRLAPLLALGDRVGRALAADDDAGAERSLEAAAEAIATLAG, via the coding sequence GTGAGGATCGCCTGGTTCACCACCTACGGGGGGCGCAGCGCGATCGCCGACTTCTCGCGCGACGTGGTCGAGGCGCTGGCGGCCGACCACGACGTCGAGCTGTGGGTGCCGGAGGGCCGAGGGCGGCTGCGGGCGCCCGTCGCGCCGATCGTGCGGTTCACGCGGCACCCGCACGCGCTCGCGCGCCTGCACCGCGCCGACGCCGTCGTCTACAACGTCGGCAACGACCTGGCGTCGCACCGCGCCGTGCTCGCGGTGGCGGGCGCGCGACCCGGGGTCGTGGTGCTGCACGACGCCGTGCTGCGCCACCTGTACGGCGGTCTCGTCGCGGACCGCACGTGGTCGACGGGGCGCTACCTGCGGGCCGTGGCGCTGCACCACGGCCCGCGGGCGGCGCGGGCGGTGGCCGACGCCCGCGCGGGCCGCGACCTGTGGAGCGCCGTCGACACCTGGGAGCGGGCGCCGCTGGTCGCCGAGGCGCTCGCCGGCGCGACCGGCGTCGTGGTCCACGGCCGCGCGCTCGAGGCCGACGTCCGCGCCGCGTGGGCCGGCCCCGTCGCCCGCCTGCCGCTGCCGGCCGCCCCGCGCCCGCCGCTCCCGGAGCCGAGCGCCGGCGCGGCGGTGGTGCTCGTCGGCCTGGGCGGCGTGACCGCGAACCGCCGGATCGAGGACGTGGTCGCCGTCCTCGCCGCGCGCCGCGACCTGGCCCGCCGCGTCCGCTACGTCGTGGCCGGGACGCTCGCCGACGACCGCTACGTGCGCGACCTGCGCGCGCGGATCGCGCGCGCCGGCCTGGACGACGTCGTGCGACTGTCCGGCTACGTGCCGGACGACCGGCTGGACGCGCTGCTGGCGTCCGCGCACGTCTTCGTGAACCTGCGCCACCCGTCCACGGAGGGGGCGTCCGCGTCGCTGCTCCGGCAGGCGGCCACCGGCCGGCCCGTCGTCGTCTCCACCGGAGGGTCGTTCCGCGACGTGCCCGGGGACGTCGTCGCCAAGGTCCCGCCCGGCGACCTGGACGCGCTGGCCGCGACGCTGGAGCGGCTGGTCGCCGACCCGACAGGGCGCCGGCGCCTGGGCGCCGCGGGGGCCCGCTGGGCCGCGACGCGCACCCCGCGGGCCTACGCCGACGGCATCGCGGCGTTCCTCGAGGAAACCACGCGCCTCGCGCCGCTGCTCGCGCTCGGCGACCGGGTCGGCCGGGCGCTCGCCGCGGACGACGACGCCGGGGCCGAGCGCTCGCTGGAGGCGGCCGCCGAGGCGATCGCCACCCTCGCCGGGTAG
- a CDS encoding glycosyltransferase family 4 protein, protein MRVAIATAQVPFVRGGAEVLAEGLLGALREHGAQVELVGLPFRWHPPDRLLDHLLAARLWRLDEADRVIGLKFPAYLVPHPDKVLWLVHQHRAAYDLWGDPAGGLPDTAQGRAVRDAVRRADDAWLPEARRVHTISPVVSDRLRRFNGIASTPLLPPLAAPGAFRAGSYGDYVFAPSRISSAKRQVLLVEAMRHVRAPVRLVLAGPAATTVELETLRAAVHRHGVADRVTLLPRWIPEPEKVELLAGALAVAFVPRDEDYGYVTLEAAAAGRATITSTDAGGPTLFVRDGETGLVRPPEPRALAAAIDALASDRREAARLGANAHDQLAALDLRWDRVAAELLR, encoded by the coding sequence ATGAGGGTCGCGATCGCGACGGCGCAGGTGCCGTTCGTCCGCGGCGGCGCCGAGGTGCTCGCGGAGGGGCTGCTCGGCGCGTTGCGCGAGCACGGCGCGCAGGTCGAGCTGGTGGGCCTGCCGTTCCGCTGGCATCCGCCGGACCGGCTGCTCGACCACCTGCTCGCCGCCCGGCTGTGGCGGCTGGACGAGGCCGACCGCGTGATCGGCCTGAAGTTCCCGGCCTACCTCGTCCCCCACCCCGACAAGGTGCTGTGGCTCGTGCACCAGCACCGCGCGGCCTACGACCTGTGGGGCGACCCCGCCGGCGGACTGCCCGACACCGCACAGGGTCGGGCCGTGCGCGACGCCGTCCGGCGCGCGGACGACGCGTGGCTGCCCGAGGCGCGCCGGGTGCACACGATCTCGCCCGTCGTCTCGGACCGCCTGCGGCGCTTCAACGGGATCGCGTCCACGCCCCTGCTGCCGCCGCTCGCCGCCCCCGGCGCCTTCCGCGCGGGCTCGTACGGCGACTACGTCTTCGCCCCCAGCCGGATCTCGTCCGCCAAGCGACAGGTGCTGCTCGTCGAGGCGATGCGCCACGTGCGCGCGCCGGTGCGCCTGGTCCTGGCCGGGCCGGCCGCGACCACGGTGGAGCTGGAGACGCTGCGCGCGGCCGTCCACCGGCACGGGGTCGCCGACCGCGTGACGCTGCTGCCCCGGTGGATCCCCGAGCCCGAGAAGGTCGAGCTGCTGGCCGGCGCGCTCGCGGTGGCCTTCGTCCCGCGCGACGAGGACTACGGGTACGTGACGCTCGAGGCCGCGGCCGCCGGCCGCGCCACGATCACGAGCACGGACGCCGGCGGCCCCACCCTGTTCGTGCGCGACGGCGAGACCGGCCTAGTGCGGCCGCCGGAGCCGCGCGCGCTCGCGGCGGCGATCGACGCGCTCGCGTCGGACCGGCGCGAGGCGGCGCGGCTCGGCGCGAACGCCCACGACCAGCTGGCGGCCCTCGACCTGCGGTGGGACCGCGTCGCCGCGGAGCTGCTGCGGTGA
- a CDS encoding ABC transporter ATP-binding protein has translation MSAEPAIDLRAAGLAYRQAQHGASSLKAFAIELTRRHVRYERRQALADVTLQVRPGEILGVVGTNGAGKSTLMKVIAGILPPTEGRVVVRGHVAAMIELGAGFSPDLTGRENIVLYGSLLGRPPALMRERLEAIAAWAELTPFLDTPIRTYSSGMLARLAFAICTDTSPEVLIVDEILSVGDAAFSERSGERMDALMRGGAAVVLVSHDLPALAERATRAIWLDGGRIVADGDPQDVVEAYESALRVPA, from the coding sequence GTGAGCGCCGAGCCCGCCATCGACCTGCGCGCCGCCGGGCTCGCCTACCGCCAGGCCCAGCACGGGGCGAGCAGCCTGAAGGCGTTCGCCATCGAGCTGACGCGGCGCCACGTCCGCTACGAGCGCCGGCAGGCCCTCGCCGACGTGACGCTCCAGGTGCGGCCCGGAGAGATCCTGGGCGTCGTCGGCACGAACGGCGCGGGCAAGAGCACCCTGATGAAGGTGATCGCCGGCATCCTGCCGCCGACCGAGGGGCGGGTCGTCGTGCGCGGCCACGTCGCGGCGATGATCGAGCTGGGCGCCGGCTTCAGCCCCGACCTGACGGGCCGCGAGAACATCGTGCTCTACGGGTCGCTGCTCGGCCGGCCGCCCGCGCTGATGCGCGAGCGGCTCGAGGCGATCGCCGCGTGGGCCGAGCTGACGCCGTTCCTGGACACGCCGATCCGCACGTACTCGTCCGGCATGCTCGCCCGCCTGGCCTTCGCGATCTGCACCGACACGTCGCCCGAGGTGCTGATCGTCGACGAGATCCTGTCCGTCGGCGACGCCGCGTTCAGCGAGCGCTCCGGCGAGCGGATGGACGCGCTGATGCGCGGCGGCGCCGCCGTCGTCCTCGTCTCGCACGACCTGCCGGCGCTCGCCGAGCGGGCGACCCGCGCGATCTGGCTGGACGGGGGCCGGATCGTCGCCGACGGCGACCCGCAGGACGTGGTCGAGGCGTACGAGTCGGCCCTCCGGGTGCCGGCGTGA
- a CDS encoding ABC transporter permease produces the protein MSAPIYDSAAPAPSVLQDARAAWRSRSLLRVLVARDIVVRYKRSVLGVWWTLLNPLLETAVLWIVFSQVFRFAVPGVPYAVFVLAGVLVFNCFRQTLLGTAGSMAHHADVLSKVRIAPAVFSLATAGANTITFGFTLLPLALVMLVSGVAPSPALPLVVPVVLLLVVFALGLGLALAPIVVRFPDTLDLLTIFVPLIGYLAPVFYPPEIVPERFRWIEHLNPIYHFVTLFRDLLYGHGLGHPVSWLAVVLSAGTSILLGRAVHNALRRGAITVL, from the coding sequence GTGTCCGCGCCGATCTACGACTCCGCCGCCCCGGCGCCCTCGGTCCTGCAGGACGCCCGCGCCGCCTGGCGGAGCCGCAGCCTGCTGCGGGTGCTCGTGGCCCGCGACATCGTCGTGCGCTACAAGCGCTCCGTCCTGGGCGTCTGGTGGACGCTGCTCAACCCGCTGCTCGAGACGGCGGTCCTGTGGATCGTCTTCTCGCAGGTGTTCCGCTTCGCGGTGCCCGGCGTGCCGTACGCCGTGTTCGTGCTCGCGGGCGTGCTCGTCTTCAACTGCTTCCGGCAGACGCTCCTCGGCACCGCCGGATCGATGGCGCACCACGCGGACGTGCTGAGCAAGGTGCGGATCGCGCCCGCCGTCTTCTCGCTCGCCACGGCCGGGGCGAACACGATCACGTTCGGCTTCACCCTGCTTCCGCTCGCGCTCGTGATGCTGGTCAGCGGCGTGGCGCCGAGCCCGGCGCTGCCGCTGGTCGTGCCCGTCGTCCTCCTGCTCGTCGTGTTCGCGCTCGGCCTGGGTCTGGCGCTCGCGCCGATCGTCGTCCGCTTCCCCGACACGCTCGACCTGCTGACGATCTTCGTGCCGCTGATCGGCTACCTGGCCCCGGTCTTCTACCCGCCCGAGATCGTGCCCGAGCGCTTCCGCTGGATCGAGCACCTGAACCCGATCTACCACTTCGTGACCCTGTTCCGCGACCTGCTCTACGGCCACGGCCTGGGTCATCCCGTGTCGTGGCTGGCCGTGGTGCTGTCGGCCGGGACGAGCATCCTGCTCGGGCGCGCCGTCCACAACGCGCTGCGCCGCGGCGCGATCACCGTCCTGTGA
- a CDS encoding glycosyltransferase family 2 protein, translating into MEPVADASTTLTVVVPAWDDYAHLLLDEAIDSLRAQRPRPAILVVDNASTVPIAPRPGVEVLRTDRRLTVGMARNRGLERVTTPWAMLWDADDVMLPGTVSELLATARATPAAVVVASGIIDGATGRRHHWPRPWTTVLARAPRVYALVHAVSSLFPTTGALLRTDVVLDGGGFADTDGGDDWVVGLSLALRGRVVVHPRLGRVYRRHRGSLSADWTGTDDIVRHAALVRGRLAHDPAAPACVRAALPAVRLAQHVVIRVLRPLSRRLPGRRRELQPLPDLPVEPATATADAPRAAEARVTQAHADRR; encoded by the coding sequence ATGGAGCCCGTCGCGGACGCGTCGACCACGCTCACGGTCGTCGTGCCCGCGTGGGACGACTACGCTCACCTGCTGCTCGACGAGGCCATCGACAGCCTGCGGGCGCAGCGACCACGCCCCGCGATCCTCGTCGTCGACAACGCCTCGACGGTCCCGATCGCGCCGCGGCCCGGCGTCGAGGTGCTGCGCACCGACCGTCGCCTGACCGTCGGGATGGCCCGCAACCGGGGGCTGGAGCGGGTGACGACGCCGTGGGCGATGCTGTGGGACGCGGACGACGTGATGCTGCCCGGCACCGTCTCCGAGCTCCTCGCGACGGCGCGCGCGACGCCCGCGGCCGTCGTGGTCGCGTCCGGCATCATCGACGGGGCGACGGGTCGCCGGCACCACTGGCCGCGGCCCTGGACGACGGTCCTCGCGCGGGCGCCGCGGGTCTACGCCCTCGTGCACGCCGTCAGCTCGCTCTTCCCGACGACCGGCGCGCTCCTGCGGACGGACGTCGTGCTCGACGGCGGCGGGTTCGCCGACACCGACGGGGGCGACGACTGGGTCGTCGGCCTGTCGCTCGCCCTGCGCGGCCGCGTGGTGGTGCACCCCCGCCTGGGCCGCGTCTACCGGCGCCATCGGGGGTCGCTCTCGGCGGACTGGACCGGGACGGACGACATCGTCCGCCACGCCGCGCTCGTGCGCGGCCGGCTGGCGCACGACCCCGCGGCCCCGGCCTGCGTGCGCGCGGCCCTGCCGGCGGTCCGGCTCGCCCAGCACGTCGTCATCCGCGTGCTGCGGCCCCTCTCGCGCCGGCTCCCCGGTCGCCGCCGCGAGCTGCAGCCGCTGCCCGATCTGCCCGTGGAGCCCGCGACGGCGACGGCGGACGCCCCCCGCGCCGCCGAGGCCCGCGTGACCCAGGCCCACGCCGACCGTCGCTGA